From Mus musculus strain C57BL/6J chromosome 8, GRCm38.p6 C57BL/6J, a single genomic window includes:
- the Hook2 gene encoding protein Hook homolog 2 isoform X8: MTLEESVQHVVMEAIQELMTKDTPDSLSPENYGNFDTQSRRYYFLSEEVEEGDHLQQHYLDLERQLLLLSEEKQNLAQENAALRERVGRSEVESAPGLTAKKLLLLQSQLEQLQEENFRLESSREDDRLRCLELEREVAELQQRNQALTSLSQEAQALKDEMDELRQSSERARQLEATLNSCRRRLGELQELRRQVRQLEERNAGHAERTRQLEEELRRAGSLRAQLEAQRRQVQELQGQWQEEAMKAEKWLFECRNLEEKCDLVTKEKERLLTERDSLREANEELRCAQLQPRGLAQADLSLDPTPSGLENLAAEILPAELRETLVRLQLENKRLCQQEAADRERQEELQRHLEEANRARHGLEAQQRLNQQQLSELRAQVEELQKALQEQGGKTEDVSACLLPAWPSLVLPSNPPFSLPPCCPMPEEGHCEYHGSREAHHCYLHSFSDLVPVPSLPAASLPQPTLLKRKLEDHLQKLHEADLELQRKREYIEELEPPTDSSTARRIEELQDSLQKKDADLRAMEERYRRYVDKARTVIQTLEPKQRPPTVVSPEFHTLRSQLWERNLRIRQMEMDYEKSRRRQEQEEKLLISAWYSMGMALEHRAGEEHAPAHAQSFLAQQRLATNARRGPLGRQALSLRPTDKH; encoded by the exons ATGACCCTGGAGGAGTCTGTTCAACATGTAGTGATGGAAGCCATCCAGGAG CTCATGACCAAAGACACTCCTGATTCCCTGTCACCAGAGAATTACGGGAATTTTGATACACAG TCCCGCAGGTACTATTTCCTGagtgaggaggtggaggagggtgATCATCTTCAGCAACATTACCTGGATCTGGAGCGCCAG CTCTTGCTCCTTTCAGAGGAGAAGCAGAATCTGGCACAAGAGAACGCTGCCCTTCGAGAGAGGGTGGGCCGGTCGGAAGTGGAGAGTGCCCCGGGCCTCACAGCTAAGAAGCTATTGCTTCTGCAGTCACAGCTAGAACAGCTTCAAGAGGAGAATTTCAG GCTGGAGAGTAGCCGGGAAGATGATCGGCTTCGCTGCCTGGAACTAGAGCGCGAGGTCGCTGAGCTGCAACAACGGAACCAGGCACTGACCAGCCTATCCCAGGAGGCACAAGCACTAAAGGATGAGATGGATGAGCTGCG GCAGTCCTCCGAACGTGCAAGGCAGCTGGAGGCCACTCTGAACAGCTGCCGTCGTCGCCTGGGCGAGCTCCAAGAGCTCCGGCGGCAGGTGCGGCAGCTGGAGGAGCGAAATGCAGGCCACGCGGAGCGCACGCGGCAGCTGGAAGAGGAGCTGCGCCGTGCAGGATCCCTGCGTGCCCAGCTCGAGGCTCAGCGCAGGCAG GTGCAAGAGTTGCAGGGCCAGTGGCAGGAAGAGGCCATGAAGGCTGAGAAGTGGCTGTTTGAATGCCGAAACCTAGAGGAAAAGTGTGACCTGGTGACAAAGGAGAAGGAG CGGCTATTGACTGAGAGGGACTCCCTGAGGGAGGCCAATGAGGAGCTCCGCTGTGCCCAGCTGCAGCCCAGGGGATTGGCTCAGGCTG ATCTCTCCCTGGATCCTACCCCTTCTGGCCTGGAAAACTTAGCAGCAGAGATCCTGCCTGCAGAGCTCAG AGAGACGCTAGTGCGACTTCAGCTGGAGAACAAGAGACTGTGCCAGCAGGAGGCCGCGGACCGGGAGCGACAGGAGGAACTGCAGCGCCACCTGGAGGAGGCCAACCGTGCACGCCATGGGCTGGAAGCACAGCAACG GCTGAACCAGCAGCAGCTGTCGGAGCTGAGGGCGCAGGTGGAAGAGCTACAGAAGGCCTTGCAGGAGCAGGGGGGCAAGACCGAGGACGTGAGTGCCTGCCTCCTCCCTGCTTGGCCCTCCCTTGTGCTCCCCAGtaatccccctttctccctccccccttgctGCCCGATGCCTGAAGAAGGCCACTGTGAGTACCACGGGTCCAGGGAGGCGCACCACTGTTACCTGCACAGCTTCTCAGACCTTGTCCCCGTCCCCTCACTCCCCGCTGCTTCTCTTCCCCAGCCCACCCTGCTGAAGAGGAAGCTGGAGGATCATCT GCAGAAGCTGCATGAGGCTGACCTGGAGTTGCAGAGGAAACGAGAATACATTGAGGAGTTGGAGCCTCCCACTGACAGCAGCA CAGCTCGGCGGATCGAGGAGCTACAGGACAGTCTGCAGAAGAAGGATGCAGACCTGCGGGCCATGGAGGAACGATACCGCCGCTACGTGGACAAGGCGCGCACG GTCATTCAGACCCTGGAACCCAAGCAGAGGCCACCCACTGTGGTGTCCCCAGAATTCCATACCTTGAGGTCACAGCTCTGGGAGCGGAACCTGCGGATACGGCAGATGGAG ATGGACTATGAGAAGAGTCGGAGACGGCAGGAACAGGAGGAAAAGCTGCTTATCAGTGCCTGGTACAGCATG GGCATGGCCTTGGAGCATCGGGCTGGGGAAGAGCACGCTCCTGCCCATGCCCAGTCCTTCTTGGCACAGCAAAGACTGGCCACCAATGCTCGCCGTGGACCCCTGGGGCGCCAGGCTCTGAGCCTCCGCCCCACTGACAAGCACTGA
- the Hook2 gene encoding protein Hook homolog 2 isoform X10: MKAEKWLFECRNLEEKCDLVTKEKERLLTERDSLREANEELRCAQLQPRGLAQADLSLDPTPSGLENLAAEILPAELRETLVRLQLENKRLCQQEAADRERQEELQRHLEEANRARHGLEAQQRLNQQQLSELRAQVEELQKALQEQGGKTEDVSACLLPAWPSLVLPSNPPFSLPPCCPMPEEGHCEYHGSREAHHCYLHSFSDLVPVPSLPAASLPQPTLLKRKLEDHLQKLHEADLELQRKREYIEELEPPTDSSTARRIEELQDSLQKKDADLRAMEERYRRYVDKARTVIQTLEPKQRPPTVVSPEFHTLRSQLWERNLRIRQMEMDYEKSRRRQEQEEKLLISAWYSMGMALEHRAGEEHAPAHAQSFLAQQRLATNARRGPLGRQALSLRPTDKH, from the exons ATGAAGGCTGAGAAGTGGCTGTTTGAATGCCGAAACCTAGAGGAAAAGTGTGACCTGGTGACAAAGGAGAAGGAG CGGCTATTGACTGAGAGGGACTCCCTGAGGGAGGCCAATGAGGAGCTCCGCTGTGCCCAGCTGCAGCCCAGGGGATTGGCTCAGGCTG ATCTCTCCCTGGATCCTACCCCTTCTGGCCTGGAAAACTTAGCAGCAGAGATCCTGCCTGCAGAGCTCAG AGAGACGCTAGTGCGACTTCAGCTGGAGAACAAGAGACTGTGCCAGCAGGAGGCCGCGGACCGGGAGCGACAGGAGGAACTGCAGCGCCACCTGGAGGAGGCCAACCGTGCACGCCATGGGCTGGAAGCACAGCAACG GCTGAACCAGCAGCAGCTGTCGGAGCTGAGGGCGCAGGTGGAAGAGCTACAGAAGGCCTTGCAGGAGCAGGGGGGCAAGACCGAGGACGTGAGTGCCTGCCTCCTCCCTGCTTGGCCCTCCCTTGTGCTCCCCAGtaatccccctttctccctccccccttgctGCCCGATGCCTGAAGAAGGCCACTGTGAGTACCACGGGTCCAGGGAGGCGCACCACTGTTACCTGCACAGCTTCTCAGACCTTGTCCCCGTCCCCTCACTCCCCGCTGCTTCTCTTCCCCAGCCCACCCTGCTGAAGAGGAAGCTGGAGGATCATCT GCAGAAGCTGCATGAGGCTGACCTGGAGTTGCAGAGGAAACGAGAATACATTGAGGAGTTGGAGCCTCCCACTGACAGCAGCA CAGCTCGGCGGATCGAGGAGCTACAGGACAGTCTGCAGAAGAAGGATGCAGACCTGCGGGCCATGGAGGAACGATACCGCCGCTACGTGGACAAGGCGCGCACG GTCATTCAGACCCTGGAACCCAAGCAGAGGCCACCCACTGTGGTGTCCCCAGAATTCCATACCTTGAGGTCACAGCTCTGGGAGCGGAACCTGCGGATACGGCAGATGGAG ATGGACTATGAGAAGAGTCGGAGACGGCAGGAACAGGAGGAAAAGCTGCTTATCAGTGCCTGGTACAGCATG GGCATGGCCTTGGAGCATCGGGCTGGGGAAGAGCACGCTCCTGCCCATGCCCAGTCCTTCTTGGCACAGCAAAGACTGGCCACCAATGCTCGCCGTGGACCCCTGGGGCGCCAGGCTCTGAGCCTCCGCCCCACTGACAAGCACTGA
- the Hook2 gene encoding protein Hook homolog 2 isoform X7 — protein MSVDKAELCGSLLTWLQTFQVSPPCASPQDLSSGLAIAHVLNQIDPSWFNNEWLQGISEDSSPSWRLKVRKLEKILQSLVEYSKNVLGHPVSDQHLPDVSLIGEFSNPAELGKLLQLVLGCAISCEKKQAIPGLSLSPSPSSPEYIQRIMTLEESVQHVVMEAIQELMTKDTPDSLSPENYGNFDTQSRRYYFLSEEVEEGDHLQQHYLDLERQLLLLSEEKQNLAQENAALRERVGRSEVESAPGLTAKKLLLLQSQLEQLQEENFRLESSREDDRLRCLELEREVAELQQRNQALTSLSQEAQALKDEMDELRQSSERARQLEATLNSCRRRLGELQELRRQVRQLEERNAGHAERTRQLEEELRRAGSLRAQLEAQRRQVQELQGQWQEEAMKAEKWLFECRNLEEKCDLVTKEKERLLTERDSLREANEELRCAQLQPRGLAQADLSLDPTPSGLENLAAEILPAELRETLVRLQLENKRLCQQEAADRERQEELQRHLEEANRARHGLEAQQRLNQQQLSELRAQVEELQKALQEQGGKTEDPTLLKRKLEDHLQKLHEADLELQRKREYIEELEPPTDSSTRRIEELQDSLQKKDADLRAMEERYRRYVDKARTVIQTLEPKQRPPTVVSPEFHTLRSQLWERNLRIRQMEMDYEKSRRRQEQEEKLLISAWYSMGMALEHRAGEEHAPAHAQSFLAQQRLATNARRGPLGRQALSLRPTDKH, from the exons ATGAGTGTGGACAAGGCCGAGCTATGCGGGTCTCTGCTCACCTGG TTGCAGACGTTCCAAGTTTCACCCCCCTGTGCCAGTCCCCAGGACCTGAGCAGCGGACTCGCCATAGCCCATGTGCTGAATCAGAT AGACCCTTCCTGGTTCAACAACGAATGGCTCCAGGGCATCTCAGAGGACTCAAGCCCCAGCTGGAGGTTGAAG GTCAGGAAACTGGAGAAGATCTTACAGAGCTTGGTGGAATACTCGAAGAAT GTTCTGGGGCACCCTGTGTCAGATCAGCATCTCCCAGATGTGAGCCTCATTGGCGAGTTCTCAAATCCTGCAGAACTTGGCAAACTGCTTCAGTTGGTACTGGGCTGTGCTATCAGTTGTGAGAAAAAACAGG CCATCCCTGGTCTCAGCCTCTCGCCTTCACCTTCATCCCCAGAGTATATCCAAAGAATTATGACCCTGGAGGAGTCTGTTCAACATGTAGTGATGGAAGCCATCCAGGAG CTCATGACCAAAGACACTCCTGATTCCCTGTCACCAGAGAATTACGGGAATTTTGATACACAG TCCCGCAGGTACTATTTCCTGagtgaggaggtggaggagggtgATCATCTTCAGCAACATTACCTGGATCTGGAGCGCCAG CTCTTGCTCCTTTCAGAGGAGAAGCAGAATCTGGCACAAGAGAACGCTGCCCTTCGAGAGAGGGTGGGCCGGTCGGAAGTGGAGAGTGCCCCGGGCCTCACAGCTAAGAAGCTATTGCTTCTGCAGTCACAGCTAGAACAGCTTCAAGAGGAGAATTTCAG GCTGGAGAGTAGCCGGGAAGATGATCGGCTTCGCTGCCTGGAACTAGAGCGCGAGGTCGCTGAGCTGCAACAACGGAACCAGGCACTGACCAGCCTATCCCAGGAGGCACAAGCACTAAAGGATGAGATGGATGAGCTGCG GCAGTCCTCCGAACGTGCAAGGCAGCTGGAGGCCACTCTGAACAGCTGCCGTCGTCGCCTGGGCGAGCTCCAAGAGCTCCGGCGGCAGGTGCGGCAGCTGGAGGAGCGAAATGCAGGCCACGCGGAGCGCACGCGGCAGCTGGAAGAGGAGCTGCGCCGTGCAGGATCCCTGCGTGCCCAGCTCGAGGCTCAGCGCAGGCAG GTGCAAGAGTTGCAGGGCCAGTGGCAGGAAGAGGCCATGAAGGCTGAGAAGTGGCTGTTTGAATGCCGAAACCTAGAGGAAAAGTGTGACCTGGTGACAAAGGAGAAGGAG CGGCTATTGACTGAGAGGGACTCCCTGAGGGAGGCCAATGAGGAGCTCCGCTGTGCCCAGCTGCAGCCCAGGGGATTGGCTCAGGCTG ATCTCTCCCTGGATCCTACCCCTTCTGGCCTGGAAAACTTAGCAGCAGAGATCCTGCCTGCAGAGCTCAG AGAGACGCTAGTGCGACTTCAGCTGGAGAACAAGAGACTGTGCCAGCAGGAGGCCGCGGACCGGGAGCGACAGGAGGAACTGCAGCGCCACCTGGAGGAGGCCAACCGTGCACGCCATGGGCTGGAAGCACAGCAACG GCTGAACCAGCAGCAGCTGTCGGAGCTGAGGGCGCAGGTGGAAGAGCTACAGAAGGCCTTGCAGGAGCAGGGGGGCAAGACCGAGGAC CCCACCCTGCTGAAGAGGAAGCTGGAGGATCATCT GCAGAAGCTGCATGAGGCTGACCTGGAGTTGCAGAGGAAACGAGAATACATTGAGGAGTTGGAGCCTCCCACTGACAGCAGCA CTCGGCGGATCGAGGAGCTACAGGACAGTCTGCAGAAGAAGGATGCAGACCTGCGGGCCATGGAGGAACGATACCGCCGCTACGTGGACAAGGCGCGCACG GTCATTCAGACCCTGGAACCCAAGCAGAGGCCACCCACTGTGGTGTCCCCAGAATTCCATACCTTGAGGTCACAGCTCTGGGAGCGGAACCTGCGGATACGGCAGATGGAG ATGGACTATGAGAAGAGTCGGAGACGGCAGGAACAGGAGGAAAAGCTGCTTATCAGTGCCTGGTACAGCATG GGCATGGCCTTGGAGCATCGGGCTGGGGAAGAGCACGCTCCTGCCCATGCCCAGTCCTTCTTGGCACAGCAAAGACTGGCCACCAATGCTCGCCGTGGACCCCTGGGGCGCCAGGCTCTGAGCCTCCGCCCCACTGACAAGCACTGA
- the Hook2 gene encoding protein Hook homolog 2 isoform 10 (isoform 10 is encoded by transcript variant 11) codes for MTLEESVQHVVMEAIQELMTKDTPDSLSPENYGNFDTQSRRYYFLSEEVEEGDHLQQHYLDLERQLLLLSEEKQNLAQENAALRERVGRSEVESAPGLTAKKLLLLQSQLEQLQEENFRLESSREDDRLRCLELEREVAELQQRNQALTSLSQEAQALKDEMDELRQSSERARQLEATLNSCRRRLGELQELRRQVRQLEERNAGHAERTRQLEEELRRAGSLRAQLEAQRRQVQELQGQWQEEAMKAEKWLFECRNLEEKCDLVTKEKERLLTERDSLREANEELRCAQLQPRGLAQADLSLDPTPSGLENLAAEILPAELRETLVRLQLENKRLCQQEAADRERQEELQRHLEEANRARHGLEAQQRLNQQQLSELRAQVEELQKALQEQGGKTEDPTLLKRKLEDHLQKLHEADLELQRKREYIEELEPPTDSSTARRIEELQDSLQKKDADLRAMEERYRRYVDKARTVIQTLEPKQRPPTVVSPEFHTLRSQLWERNLRIRQMEMDYEKSRRRQEQEEKLLISAWYSMGMALEHRAGEEHAPAHAQSFLAQQRLATNARRGPLGRQALSLRPTDKH; via the exons ATGACCCTGGAGGAGTCTGTTCAACATGTAGTGATGGAAGCCATCCAGGAG CTCATGACCAAAGACACTCCTGATTCCCTGTCACCAGAGAATTACGGGAATTTTGATACACAG TCCCGCAGGTACTATTTCCTGagtgaggaggtggaggagggtgATCATCTTCAGCAACATTACCTGGATCTGGAGCGCCAG CTCTTGCTCCTTTCAGAGGAGAAGCAGAATCTGGCACAAGAGAACGCTGCCCTTCGAGAGAGGGTGGGCCGGTCGGAAGTGGAGAGTGCCCCGGGCCTCACAGCTAAGAAGCTATTGCTTCTGCAGTCACAGCTAGAACAGCTTCAAGAGGAGAATTTCAG GCTGGAGAGTAGCCGGGAAGATGATCGGCTTCGCTGCCTGGAACTAGAGCGCGAGGTCGCTGAGCTGCAACAACGGAACCAGGCACTGACCAGCCTATCCCAGGAGGCACAAGCACTAAAGGATGAGATGGATGAGCTGCG GCAGTCCTCCGAACGTGCAAGGCAGCTGGAGGCCACTCTGAACAGCTGCCGTCGTCGCCTGGGCGAGCTCCAAGAGCTCCGGCGGCAGGTGCGGCAGCTGGAGGAGCGAAATGCAGGCCACGCGGAGCGCACGCGGCAGCTGGAAGAGGAGCTGCGCCGTGCAGGATCCCTGCGTGCCCAGCTCGAGGCTCAGCGCAGGCAG GTGCAAGAGTTGCAGGGCCAGTGGCAGGAAGAGGCCATGAAGGCTGAGAAGTGGCTGTTTGAATGCCGAAACCTAGAGGAAAAGTGTGACCTGGTGACAAAGGAGAAGGAG CGGCTATTGACTGAGAGGGACTCCCTGAGGGAGGCCAATGAGGAGCTCCGCTGTGCCCAGCTGCAGCCCAGGGGATTGGCTCAGGCTG ATCTCTCCCTGGATCCTACCCCTTCTGGCCTGGAAAACTTAGCAGCAGAGATCCTGCCTGCAGAGCTCAG AGAGACGCTAGTGCGACTTCAGCTGGAGAACAAGAGACTGTGCCAGCAGGAGGCCGCGGACCGGGAGCGACAGGAGGAACTGCAGCGCCACCTGGAGGAGGCCAACCGTGCACGCCATGGGCTGGAAGCACAGCAACG GCTGAACCAGCAGCAGCTGTCGGAGCTGAGGGCGCAGGTGGAAGAGCTACAGAAGGCCTTGCAGGAGCAGGGGGGCAAGACCGAGGAC CCCACCCTGCTGAAGAGGAAGCTGGAGGATCATCT GCAGAAGCTGCATGAGGCTGACCTGGAGTTGCAGAGGAAACGAGAATACATTGAGGAGTTGGAGCCTCCCACTGACAGCAGCA CAGCTCGGCGGATCGAGGAGCTACAGGACAGTCTGCAGAAGAAGGATGCAGACCTGCGGGCCATGGAGGAACGATACCGCCGCTACGTGGACAAGGCGCGCACG GTCATTCAGACCCTGGAACCCAAGCAGAGGCCACCCACTGTGGTGTCCCCAGAATTCCATACCTTGAGGTCACAGCTCTGGGAGCGGAACCTGCGGATACGGCAGATGGAG ATGGACTATGAGAAGAGTCGGAGACGGCAGGAACAGGAGGAAAAGCTGCTTATCAGTGCCTGGTACAGCATG GGCATGGCCTTGGAGCATCGGGCTGGGGAAGAGCACGCTCCTGCCCATGCCCAGTCCTTCTTGGCACAGCAAAGACTGGCCACCAATGCTCGCCGTGGACCCCTGGGGCGCCAGGCTCTGAGCCTCCGCCCCACTGACAAGCACTGA
- the Hook2 gene encoding protein Hook homolog 2 isoform 9 (isoform 9 is encoded by transcript variant 10), which produces MRVSAHLVADVPSFTPLCQSPGPEQRTRHSPCAESDRPFLVQQRMAPGHLRGLKPQLEVEEYIQRIMTLEESVQHVVMEAIQELMTKDTPDSLSPENYGNFDTQSRRYYFLSEEVEEGDHLQQHYLDLERQLLLLSEEKQNLAQENAALRERVGRSEVESAPGLTAKKLLLLQSQLEQLQEENFRLESSREDDRLRCLELEREVAELQQRNQALTSLSQEAQALKDEMDELRQSSERARQLEATLNSCRRRLGELQELRRQVRQLEERNAGHAERTRQLEEELRRAGSLRAQLEAQRRQVQELQGQWQEEAMKAEKWLFECRNLEEKCDLVTKEKERLLTERDSLREANEELRCAQLQPRGLAQADLSLDPTPSGLENLAAEILPAELRETLVRLQLENKRLCQQEAADRERQEELQRHLEEANRARHGLEAQQRLNQQQLSELRAQVEELQKALQEQGGKTEDPTLLKRKLEDHLQKLHEADLELQRKREYIEELEPPTDSSTRRIEELQDSLQKKDADLRAMEERYRRYVDKARTVIQTLEPKQRPPTVVSPEFHTLRSQLWERNLRIRQMEMDYEKSRRRQEQEEKLLISAWYSMGMALEHRAGEEHAPAHAQSFLAQQRLATNARRGPLGRQALSLRPTDKH; this is translated from the exons ATGCGGGTCTCTGCTCACCTGG TTGCAGACGTTCCAAGTTTCACCCCCCTGTGCCAGTCCCCAGGACCTGAGCAGCGGACTCGCCATAGCCCATGTGCTGAATCAGAT AGACCCTTCCTGGTTCAACAACGAATGGCTCCAGGGCATCTCAGAGGACTCAAGCCCCAGCTGGAGGTTGAAG AGTATATCCAAAGAATTATGACCCTGGAGGAGTCTGTTCAACATGTAGTGATGGAAGCCATCCAGGAG CTCATGACCAAAGACACTCCTGATTCCCTGTCACCAGAGAATTACGGGAATTTTGATACACAG TCCCGCAGGTACTATTTCCTGagtgaggaggtggaggagggtgATCATCTTCAGCAACATTACCTGGATCTGGAGCGCCAG CTCTTGCTCCTTTCAGAGGAGAAGCAGAATCTGGCACAAGAGAACGCTGCCCTTCGAGAGAGGGTGGGCCGGTCGGAAGTGGAGAGTGCCCCGGGCCTCACAGCTAAGAAGCTATTGCTTCTGCAGTCACAGCTAGAACAGCTTCAAGAGGAGAATTTCAG GCTGGAGAGTAGCCGGGAAGATGATCGGCTTCGCTGCCTGGAACTAGAGCGCGAGGTCGCTGAGCTGCAACAACGGAACCAGGCACTGACCAGCCTATCCCAGGAGGCACAAGCACTAAAGGATGAGATGGATGAGCTGCG GCAGTCCTCCGAACGTGCAAGGCAGCTGGAGGCCACTCTGAACAGCTGCCGTCGTCGCCTGGGCGAGCTCCAAGAGCTCCGGCGGCAGGTGCGGCAGCTGGAGGAGCGAAATGCAGGCCACGCGGAGCGCACGCGGCAGCTGGAAGAGGAGCTGCGCCGTGCAGGATCCCTGCGTGCCCAGCTCGAGGCTCAGCGCAGGCAG GTGCAAGAGTTGCAGGGCCAGTGGCAGGAAGAGGCCATGAAGGCTGAGAAGTGGCTGTTTGAATGCCGAAACCTAGAGGAAAAGTGTGACCTGGTGACAAAGGAGAAGGAG CGGCTATTGACTGAGAGGGACTCCCTGAGGGAGGCCAATGAGGAGCTCCGCTGTGCCCAGCTGCAGCCCAGGGGATTGGCTCAGGCTG ATCTCTCCCTGGATCCTACCCCTTCTGGCCTGGAAAACTTAGCAGCAGAGATCCTGCCTGCAGAGCTCAG AGAGACGCTAGTGCGACTTCAGCTGGAGAACAAGAGACTGTGCCAGCAGGAGGCCGCGGACCGGGAGCGACAGGAGGAACTGCAGCGCCACCTGGAGGAGGCCAACCGTGCACGCCATGGGCTGGAAGCACAGCAACG GCTGAACCAGCAGCAGCTGTCGGAGCTGAGGGCGCAGGTGGAAGAGCTACAGAAGGCCTTGCAGGAGCAGGGGGGCAAGACCGAGGAC CCCACCCTGCTGAAGAGGAAGCTGGAGGATCATCT GCAGAAGCTGCATGAGGCTGACCTGGAGTTGCAGAGGAAACGAGAATACATTGAGGAGTTGGAGCCTCCCACTGACAGCAGCA CTCGGCGGATCGAGGAGCTACAGGACAGTCTGCAGAAGAAGGATGCAGACCTGCGGGCCATGGAGGAACGATACCGCCGCTACGTGGACAAGGCGCGCACG GTCATTCAGACCCTGGAACCCAAGCAGAGGCCACCCACTGTGGTGTCCCCAGAATTCCATACCTTGAGGTCACAGCTCTGGGAGCGGAACCTGCGGATACGGCAGATGGAG ATGGACTATGAGAAGAGTCGGAGACGGCAGGAACAGGAGGAAAAGCTGCTTATCAGTGCCTGGTACAGCATG GGCATGGCCTTGGAGCATCGGGCTGGGGAAGAGCACGCTCCTGCCCATGCCCAGTCCTTCTTGGCACAGCAAAGACTGGCCACCAATGCTCGCCGTGGACCCCTGGGGCGCCAGGCTCTGAGCCTCCGCCCCACTGACAAGCACTGA